The DNA segment CTATGTAACGGAACAATGCGTCCCGGTCAGCGGGGCCGACGGAAAACGCGCCGTAACCGCGTTGCCAGGCAAACGCGGTCAGCGCGAGCGATTGGGTTTTCAGCCATTTGGAGGACGACGTTTTCAGGCGTTCGACCAGATCGGCCACGGTGATGGTGCGTGCCAGCCGGATGGCGAGATGAACGTGATCCGCGACACCACCAACGCGGAAACATTCGCAATCGGCATTGCGAGCGACCGTGGCGAGATAGGCGTGAGCGGCCGGGCGGATTTCCGCGTCAAGGAACAGAGCGCGGTCTTTGGTGCTGAAAACAACGTGGATAAGCAGAAATGAAAGTGATTGCGGCATGGTGATATTTAGTCAGGTTGGTTTTTTGATTGCATGGACGTCATCCAATTCATCGGGCAATGCGATTCCACAATGTTAAGGGCCAAAGGCCCGGTGCGATACCAGCCCAGGCCAACGGCCTGGGATTTCCGGCAACCCATATTATTCCAAGGGCCAACGGCCCGGGCCATGAATTGGTTTGGCCGCGCGACGACGTGAATATGGGTCGGGCCTTCAGCCCTCCGTTTTGTAATGTAATGCCGTTCCTGGGGCGTTGCCCCAGGCTGGTATGGGAACGCGCCGTTGGCGCTAGGAAATGCGCTCATGCCCCGGCCTCCGATGGGGAGGGAAAAAGTTGCTGCATCAGCCCGCGCTTGTGAATCTTGAGGGTTTCGAGCTTGGCGCTTTGGGCGGCGATCAGGTCGTCGAGCGAGGCGAGGCAGGTGGCGATGCGTTGCTGTTCGGTTGGTTCTGGAAAGCTAAACAACAACGGGGCAAAGCCGGTGCGCGTGATTTGCGGTTGGGCGGAACCGCTAATGACGGACTTCAAGCCGTGATTCTTGAAATAGTGGAAAATGAAATCTTTGCTAAGGCGCTCATCCTTCGGCCTCACCACCATTGCGTTTCCAGTAATCCACGATTGCGGCAGTGTCCGGGTTACTTCTCCACAGGTCGCGCCACGGCAGGTGACCGCGATCTCGCTTTCCTCATGGTTGTAGCGGTCATGTCGTCCAATGATGCCATTTGCGCCGTAAACCAAATACTCGCCATTCATTTGCAATTCTGACGCTGTTAAGGTTTGCGGTTGGTAGAGTTCGCAGAGCGAGCCGAGCTTATTTTCTTCCCACTCCGGGGCGTTTTGGAACTCGGGGAAGCGGAGGCGGGGGCGGGTTTCGCCGGCGCGGGGGAAGAGTTGCTGCATCAGCCCTTTTTTGTGGGACTGGAGCGCGTCAAGTTTCCGGCTTTCCGCTTCGATCAACTCGTCCAA comes from the Verrucomicrobiia bacterium genome and includes:
- the tnpA gene encoding IS200/IS605 family transposase encodes the protein MPQSLSFLLIHVVFSTKDRALFLDAEIRPAAHAYLATVARNADCECFRVGGVADHVHLAIRLARTITVADLVERLKTSSSKWLKTQSLALTAFAWQRGYGAFSVGPADRDALFRYIDGQEEHHRTRTFQEEYRAFLKKYGVEYDERYVWD
- a CDS encoding restriction endonuclease subunit S, whose product is MSVDNDVLMPTSDVTPRGLAKACCIKLDDIILGGDILVIRTSKQSTSGEFLARYIRHLEQKVLQLVSGSTVFHLYPTSIQRLALAFPSKQEQQKIAECLSTLDELIEAESRKLDALQSHKKGLMQQLFPRAGETRPRLRFPEFQNAPEWEENKLGSLCELYQPQTLTASELQMNGEYLVYGANGIIGRHDRYNHEESEIAVTCRGATCGEVTRTLPQSWITGNAMVVRPKDERLSKDFIFHYFKNHGLKSVISGSAQPQITRTGFAPLLFSFPEPTEQQRIATCLASLDDLIAAQSAKLETLKIHKRGLMQQLFPSPSEAGA